Proteins encoded by one window of Molothrus aeneus isolate 106 chromosome 16, BPBGC_Maene_1.0, whole genome shotgun sequence:
- the LITAF gene encoding lipopolysaccharide-induced tumor necrosis factor-alpha factor isoform X2 produces the protein MSAASANPVPSAPPSYEEAVGINVNYPQPYPVPGPGQKPDGKGTNLPPHVGQPPPANNPITVQTVYVQQPVVFYDRPVQMVCPSCNQVIVTRLSYDSGALTWLSCGGLCLLGCIAGCCLIPFCIDALKDVDHTCPKCSALVGSYKRL, from the exons ATGTCTGCTGCCAGTGCCAATCCTGTCCCATCTGCACCACCTTCTTATGAGGAAGCTGTAGGAATCAATGTGAACTATCCTCAGCCCTATCCTGTCCCTGGCCCGGGACAGAAGCCAGATGGGAAGGGAACGAACCTTCCCCCACACGTGGGACAGCCTCCACCAGCAAATAACCCCA TTACTGTTCAGACGGTGTACGTGCAGCAGCCAGTAGTGTTCTATGACCGCCCAGTTCAGATGGTCTGCCCTTCCTGTAACCAGGTGATAGTGACACGTCTCTCGTACGACTCAGGAGCTTTGACCTGGCTGTCATGTGGTGGCCTCTGCCTGCTGGG GTGTATAGCAGGCTGCTGCTTAATTCCCTTCTGCATTGATGCCCTAAAGGATGTGGATCACACCTGTCCGAAATGCAGTGCTCTTGTTGGCTCTTACAAACGTTTATAG
- the LITAF gene encoding lipopolysaccharide-induced tumor necrosis factor-alpha factor isoform X1: MQPCRWSFMRVEQETESPSLTSWPHISSQDQISTANTACCVWIRGLRPCLHTMYMSAASANPVPSAPPSYEEAVGINVNYPQPYPVPGPGQKPDGKGTNLPPHVGQPPPANNPITVQTVYVQQPVVFYDRPVQMVCPSCNQVIVTRLSYDSGALTWLSCGGLCLLGCIAGCCLIPFCIDALKDVDHTCPKCSALVGSYKRL, from the exons atgcagccctgcaggtggagTTTCATGAGAGTGGAGCAGGAGACAGAATCCCCTTCCTTGACCAGCTGGCCACACATCTCCTCACAGGACCAGATTTCTACTGCTAATACAGCCTGCTGTGTGTGGATAAGGGGGCTGAGGCCCTGTCTCCATACCATGT ATATGTCTGCTGCCAGTGCCAATCCTGTCCCATCTGCACCACCTTCTTATGAGGAAGCTGTAGGAATCAATGTGAACTATCCTCAGCCCTATCCTGTCCCTGGCCCGGGACAGAAGCCAGATGGGAAGGGAACGAACCTTCCCCCACACGTGGGACAGCCTCCACCAGCAAATAACCCCA TTACTGTTCAGACGGTGTACGTGCAGCAGCCAGTAGTGTTCTATGACCGCCCAGTTCAGATGGTCTGCCCTTCCTGTAACCAGGTGATAGTGACACGTCTCTCGTACGACTCAGGAGCTTTGACCTGGCTGTCATGTGGTGGCCTCTGCCTGCTGGG GTGTATAGCAGGCTGCTGCTTAATTCCCTTCTGCATTGATGCCCTAAAGGATGTGGATCACACCTGTCCGAAATGCAGTGCTCTTGTTGGCTCTTACAAACGTTTATAG